One region of Natronorubrum aibiense genomic DNA includes:
- a CDS encoding Rrf2 family transcriptional regulator: MSSIELTPSQKKILRALTNLHKESESAIKGEDIAEQVDRNPGTIRNQMQSLKALQLVEGVPGPKGGYKPTAAAYEALEIQQMDDPASVPLEHEGEPVTDVIVEEIDLSSVHHPELCRAEIHMQGSMSDISEDDSIIVGPTPLSKLVIEGRVDGKDDTNNILILRIEDMVAPAEEPAH, from the coding sequence ATGTCATCCATCGAACTCACCCCCAGCCAGAAGAAAATCCTCCGCGCATTGACAAACCTTCACAAGGAATCCGAATCCGCGATCAAAGGTGAGGACATTGCCGAGCAGGTCGACCGCAACCCCGGCACGATTCGCAACCAGATGCAGAGTCTCAAAGCCTTGCAACTGGTCGAAGGTGTACCCGGGCCAAAAGGTGGCTACAAACCGACCGCAGCAGCCTACGAAGCGCTCGAGATTCAACAGATGGACGATCCAGCCTCCGTCCCACTCGAGCACGAGGGCGAACCCGTCACCGACGTTATCGTCGAAGAGATCGACCTCTCGAGTGTCCACCATCCCGAACTCTGCCGTGCCGAGATCCACATGCAGGGCTCGATGAGCGATATCTCCGAGGACGATTCGATTATCGTCGGCCCGACGCCGCTTTCGAAACTCGTCATCGAGGGCCGTGTCGACGGCAAAGACGATACCAACAACATTCTCATCCTCCGAATCGAGGACATGGTCGCACCTGCAGAGGAACCGGCCCACTAA
- the gyrA gene encoding DNA gyrase subunit A, protein MSSDVPEPTDVEARAIENVRIEDEMEQSYIDYAMSVIAGRALPDVRDGLKPVHRRILYAMHEMGVSSGSSHRKSSSIVGETMGDYHPHGDSAIYDTLVRMAQDFSMRYPLVDGQGNFGSMDGDPAAAPRYTEARMASVSEELLEDIDKDTVDFSANYDDRLQEPDVLPAAFPNLLVNGSSGIAVGMSTNIPPHNLGEVIDATIELIDNPDATVEDLMDHVKGPDFPTGANIVGRDAIYSAYKTGRGRIRVRAEFEVEEWKNGRERIVITELPYQANKARLVERIADDVNEGEIEGISDLRDESDRDGVRIVIECKRGANVEVVKNKLLENHLEKTFGVINLALVDGQPQVLSLRETLEEYVAHRREVVRRRSEYDLEEAEDRAHILEGRLTAVENADDVVELIRNSEDRSAAKTALQETYDFSQAQAEHIVRMQLGSLTSMETAEIEAEYEEVQAEIERLTTILESEQELLAVIKDELREIKAEYGDDRRTSIVEDQGTVTHEDLIPEEEVFVVMTEDDYVKRMPIDQFSPQGRGGKGIIGADVKDGDRVTTVFRANTHDYLLCFTNQGKVYQLKTYEIPEMGRTARGKSAVNILDLEPGEDITAIVDTDAFGNGEYVTMATRNGYVKRTAGSEFDNIRSTGIIAADLEDGDALVDVEVTDGSKDLVIATEGGMTIRFDESEVRSMGRNARGVNGIKLEGDDAVAGLVATDEDDERALLTVTRNGYGKRTRLSEYRTQSRYGKGLIDIKTGDRNGPVTAVKAVADDDELVMMSERGQIVRTGVDEISTVGRNTMGVIVMAVEDGDAVASVDEIPAAATADSEEN, encoded by the coding sequence ATGAGTTCAGACGTACCCGAACCGACCGACGTAGAGGCACGGGCGATCGAAAACGTCCGCATCGAAGACGAGATGGAGCAGTCGTATATCGACTACGCGATGTCCGTCATCGCGGGGCGTGCCCTCCCGGACGTCCGGGATGGCCTCAAGCCAGTCCACCGACGCATTCTGTACGCGATGCACGAGATGGGCGTCTCGAGTGGCTCTTCCCACCGCAAGTCGTCCTCGATCGTCGGGGAGACGATGGGTGACTACCACCCTCACGGCGACAGCGCGATCTACGACACGCTCGTCCGGATGGCTCAGGACTTCTCGATGCGCTATCCGCTCGTCGACGGGCAGGGGAACTTCGGCTCGATGGACGGTGACCCGGCCGCCGCGCCCCGGTATACTGAGGCGCGGATGGCATCCGTCTCCGAGGAGTTGCTCGAGGATATCGACAAGGACACGGTCGACTTCTCGGCGAACTACGACGACCGACTGCAGGAACCCGACGTCCTGCCGGCGGCGTTCCCGAACCTGCTGGTGAACGGGTCCTCGGGGATCGCGGTCGGAATGAGCACGAACATCCCGCCGCACAACCTCGGTGAGGTGATCGACGCGACGATCGAACTCATCGACAACCCCGACGCAACTGTGGAGGATTTGATGGACCACGTCAAGGGTCCAGACTTTCCGACTGGCGCGAACATCGTCGGCCGCGACGCCATTTATTCGGCGTACAAGACCGGACGCGGGCGCATCCGCGTACGGGCCGAGTTCGAGGTCGAGGAGTGGAAAAACGGCCGCGAGCGCATCGTCATCACCGAACTCCCCTACCAGGCCAACAAGGCCCGGCTGGTCGAACGTATCGCCGACGACGTCAACGAGGGCGAGATCGAGGGCATCTCCGACCTGCGCGACGAGTCCGACCGCGACGGCGTCCGCATCGTCATCGAGTGCAAACGTGGCGCGAACGTCGAGGTCGTCAAGAACAAACTGCTCGAGAACCACCTCGAGAAGACGTTCGGCGTCATCAACCTCGCGCTGGTCGACGGCCAGCCACAGGTGCTCTCACTCAGAGAGACGCTCGAGGAGTACGTCGCTCACCGCCGCGAAGTCGTCCGTCGACGCAGCGAGTACGACCTCGAGGAAGCCGAGGACCGAGCCCATATCTTAGAGGGCCGACTGACGGCCGTCGAGAACGCCGACGACGTCGTCGAACTGATCCGCAATAGCGAGGATCGGTCGGCCGCGAAAACGGCTCTCCAGGAGACGTATGACTTCTCACAGGCCCAAGCGGAACACATCGTCCGGATGCAACTCGGCAGCCTCACCTCGATGGAGACGGCCGAGATCGAAGCCGAGTACGAGGAGGTCCAAGCCGAGATCGAACGCCTGACGACGATTCTCGAGAGCGAGCAGGAACTGCTCGCGGTCATCAAAGACGAACTCCGCGAGATCAAAGCCGAGTACGGCGACGACCGCCGAACCTCGATCGTCGAGGATCAGGGGACGGTCACCCACGAGGATCTCATCCCGGAGGAGGAGGTGTTCGTCGTCATGACCGAAGACGACTACGTCAAGCGGATGCCGATCGATCAGTTCAGCCCGCAGGGTCGTGGCGGCAAGGGGATCATCGGCGCGGACGTCAAAGACGGCGACCGCGTCACGACGGTGTTCCGCGCGAACACCCACGACTACCTCCTGTGCTTTACCAATCAGGGGAAAGTCTATCAGCTCAAGACCTACGAGATCCCCGAGATGGGCCGGACGGCCCGCGGGAAATCCGCAGTTAACATCCTCGATCTCGAGCCCGGCGAGGATATCACGGCCATCGTCGACACGGACGCCTTCGGTAACGGCGAGTACGTGACGATGGCGACTCGGAACGGCTACGTCAAGCGAACTGCCGGCTCCGAGTTCGATAACATCCGTTCGACCGGGATCATCGCCGCCGATCTCGAGGACGGCGATGCACTCGTCGACGTCGAAGTCACCGACGGCTCGAAGGACCTGGTTATTGCGACCGAAGGCGGGATGACGATCCGCTTCGACGAGAGCGAAGTTCGCTCGATGGGCCGCAACGCCCGCGGTGTCAACGGGATCAAACTCGAGGGCGACGATGCGGTCGCTGGGCTGGTCGCAACCGACGAAGACGACGAGCGGGCGCTGCTGACCGTGACCCGAAACGGGTACGGCAAGCGCACTCGCCTCTCGGAGTATCGCACCCAGTCACGCTACGGGAAGGGGCTAATCGACATCAAAACGGGCGATCGAAACGGCCCGGTGACGGCCGTCAAAGCCGTCGCCGACGACGACGAACTCGTGATGATGAGCGAACGCGGTCAGATCGTCCGCACGGGTGTCGACGAGATCTCCACGGTCGGGCGCAACACCATGGGCGTAATCGTCATGGCCGTCGAGGATGGCGACGCAGTCGCAAGCGTCGACGAGATACCGGCGGCGGCAACGGCCGACAGCGAAGAAAACTAA
- the gyrB gene encoding DNA topoisomerase (ATP-hydrolyzing) subunit B has protein sequence MSQESEYGAGQIQVLEGLEAVRKRPAMYIGSTDSRGLHHLVYEVVDNSIDEALAGHCDDITVSIHDDGSVSVADDGRGIPVDTHDEYDRPALEVILTVLHAGGKFDNKSYQVSGGLHGVGVSVVNALSNRLEVEVKRDGGVFEHAFEAGEPVDDMERVRDMDPDEGTGTTIRFWPDTGIFETGDFTFSTLSNRLRELAFLNSGVRITLRDERAEDGPTEETYEYEGGIREFVEYLNETRSAMHEDVIYFEDADQNIEVEVAMQATEELQGSIHAFANNINTREGGSHLTGFKTALTRTVNDYAGENDLLGDLDENLKGEDIREGLTAVISIKHPDPQFEGQTKTKLGNSEVRGIVESAMHEGLGTYFEEHPDTAEAIITKAVEAAKARKAAQKAEELTRRKSALESTSLPGKLADCQTKDPDEAELFIAEGDSAGGSAKQARNPEFQAVLPIKGKILNVEKHRLDRILENDEIRNMITAIGAGIGDEFDVEDVRYKKIIMATDADVDGAHIRTLLLTFFYRHMRPLLEGGYVYATQPPLYRIRYRGETYDAMTDAERDEIVEEKCDGNPTQVQRFKGLGEMNPEQLWETTMNPDNRILKQITIEDAAAADKMFSVLMGDAVEPRKQFIKEHAPEAEWIDI, from the coding sequence ATGTCCCAGGAAAGCGAGTACGGCGCCGGACAGATTCAGGTCTTAGAAGGCCTGGAGGCTGTGCGAAAGCGACCGGCGATGTACATCGGCTCTACCGATTCTCGAGGCCTCCACCATCTCGTCTACGAAGTGGTGGACAACTCGATCGACGAGGCACTGGCAGGTCACTGTGACGATATCACCGTCTCCATACACGACGACGGGTCGGTGAGCGTCGCAGACGACGGCCGTGGCATCCCCGTCGATACACACGACGAGTACGACCGCCCGGCCCTTGAGGTAATTCTTACTGTTCTCCACGCGGGTGGGAAGTTCGACAACAAGTCCTACCAGGTCTCCGGCGGCCTCCACGGCGTCGGCGTCTCGGTTGTCAACGCCCTCTCGAACCGACTCGAGGTCGAGGTCAAACGCGACGGCGGCGTCTTCGAACACGCCTTCGAAGCGGGCGAACCCGTCGATGATATGGAGCGGGTTCGCGATATGGACCCGGACGAAGGGACGGGCACGACGATCCGATTCTGGCCCGACACCGGCATCTTCGAGACCGGTGACTTCACCTTCTCGACGCTCTCGAATCGCCTTCGCGAACTGGCCTTCCTCAACTCCGGCGTTCGAATCACGCTGCGTGACGAACGCGCCGAGGACGGCCCGACGGAGGAAACCTACGAGTACGAGGGCGGTATCCGTGAGTTCGTCGAGTATCTAAACGAAACGCGCTCGGCGATGCACGAGGACGTCATCTACTTCGAGGACGCCGATCAGAACATCGAAGTCGAGGTCGCGATGCAGGCCACCGAGGAGTTGCAGGGATCGATCCACGCCTTCGCGAACAACATCAACACGCGCGAAGGTGGCAGCCACCTCACCGGCTTCAAAACCGCGCTCACGCGGACGGTCAACGACTACGCCGGCGAGAACGATCTGCTGGGCGACCTCGACGAGAACCTCAAAGGCGAGGACATCCGCGAGGGACTCACTGCAGTCATCTCGATCAAACACCCCGACCCGCAGTTCGAAGGCCAGACGAAGACGAAACTCGGTAACTCCGAAGTCCGAGGCATTGTCGAGAGCGCGATGCACGAGGGGCTTGGCACCTACTTCGAGGAACACCCCGACACCGCAGAAGCGATCATCACCAAGGCCGTCGAGGCTGCCAAAGCACGCAAGGCCGCCCAGAAGGCCGAAGAACTGACACGCCGCAAGTCCGCCCTCGAGTCGACCTCGCTGCCCGGCAAACTCGCGGACTGTCAGACCAAAGATCCCGACGAAGCCGAACTGTTCATCGCGGAGGGTGACTCCGCCGGCGGCAGCGCCAAACAGGCCCGTAACCCCGAGTTCCAGGCTGTCCTTCCGATCAAGGGGAAGATCCTGAACGTCGAGAAACACCGTCTCGATCGCATTCTCGAGAACGACGAAATTCGGAACATGATCACGGCGATCGGCGCTGGGATCGGCGACGAGTTCGACGTCGAGGACGTCCGCTACAAGAAGATCATCATGGCGACGGACGCCGACGTCGACGGCGCACACATCCGGACGCTGCTGTTGACGTTCTTCTACCGACACATGCGCCCGTTGCTCGAGGGTGGCTACGTCTACGCGACCCAGCCACCGCTGTATCGAATCCGCTACCGAGGCGAGACCTACGACGCGATGACCGACGCCGAACGCGACGAGATCGTCGAGGAGAAATGCGACGGCAATCCGACGCAGGTCCAGCGCTTCAAGGGACTCGGCGAGATGAACCCCGAGCAGCTCTGGGAGACGACGATGAACCCTGACAACCGCATCCTCAAACAGATCACGATCGAGGACGCGGCCGCGGCAGACAAGATGTTCTCCGTCCTGATGGGTGACGCCGTCGAGCCACGCAAGCAGTTCATCAAGGAACACGCGCCGGAAGCCGAGTGGATCGACATCTAA
- a CDS encoding potassium channel family protein — translation MQPLYLVLGSVVLVAVIVDILWTTLWVDGGSGPLSGRLTTWTWHGLRATAGDRSRALSIAGPLILSLTLAMWIALLWLGWTLLFAGGEIALISTQTGRPADWTGRFYYVAYTMFTNGNGDYTPTTGTWEIASSFTTATGMAFVTMGVSYVLTVLSAVSEKRSFASDVTGLGERSEAFVRTGWDDDEEFRGLDLQLESLAAQLSVLADQHKAYPILHYYHSEQPSRASAMAVPIFDDALTLFRHGVADDAQPNPTLVENARSSVDSYIDTLETAFIDPAEEVPPSAELDRLREDDIPTVDDEAFADAVTDLSERRRKLLGIVRADAWHWPPLRADAE, via the coding sequence ATGCAACCGCTGTATCTGGTGCTCGGGAGCGTCGTACTCGTTGCAGTCATCGTCGACATTCTCTGGACGACGCTCTGGGTCGACGGCGGCTCCGGGCCGCTCTCGGGTCGGCTGACCACGTGGACCTGGCACGGGCTCCGAGCGACGGCCGGAGATCGCTCGAGGGCGTTGAGTATCGCCGGCCCACTCATTCTCTCGCTGACGCTTGCGATGTGGATCGCACTGCTGTGGCTCGGCTGGACGTTGCTCTTCGCCGGCGGTGAAATCGCGCTCATCAGTACGCAAACTGGCCGTCCAGCCGACTGGACCGGTCGGTTCTACTACGTCGCCTACACGATGTTCACGAACGGAAACGGCGACTACACCCCGACGACGGGCACCTGGGAGATCGCCAGTTCGTTTACGACCGCGACGGGGATGGCGTTCGTCACTATGGGCGTCTCGTACGTCCTTACCGTCCTCAGTGCGGTGTCGGAAAAGCGCTCGTTCGCCAGCGACGTCACCGGGCTGGGTGAGCGCAGCGAGGCGTTCGTCCGTACGGGCTGGGACGACGACGAGGAGTTTCGCGGACTCGACCTCCAACTCGAGTCGCTCGCCGCGCAGCTGTCGGTGCTGGCGGATCAGCACAAGGCCTACCCGATCCTCCACTATTACCACAGCGAACAGCCCTCGCGAGCCTCGGCGATGGCCGTCCCCATCTTCGACGACGCGCTGACGCTCTTTCGCCACGGCGTCGCCGACGACGCACAGCCGAATCCGACACTCGTCGAAAACGCTCGCTCGAGTGTCGATAGCTACATCGACACGCTCGAGACGGCCTTCATCGACCCTGCCGAGGAAGTGCCGCCGTCGGCGGAGCTCGACCGCCTTCGTGAGGACGACATTCCAACCGTCGACGACGAGGCGTTCGCCGATGCAGTCACGGACCTCTCGGAGCGCCGCCGAAAACTGCTCGGGATCGTCCGTGCCGACGCGTGGCACTGGCCGCCGCTTCGAGCGGATGCCGAGTGA
- a CDS encoding DNA topoisomerase VI subunit B → MTSFQSTLGDEPGIAEELAENQQAISIAEFFEKNKHMLGFDSGARGLVTAVKEAVDNALDAAEESGIAPDIYVEIEEVGDYYRLIVEDNGPGLTKESLPKVFGKLLYGSRFHAREQSRGQQGIGISAAVLYAQLTSGKPAKITSRTQGASEAQYFELIVDTDANEPEISVEETTSWDRPHGTRIELEMEANMRARGQLHDYIKHTAVVNPHARLELREPKNHFKFERATDQLPEETEEIRPHPHGVELGTVMKMLSATDSQTISGFLQEEFTRVGKKTAESIIDEFRDRYYGREMRWRPPATGEDIDIGAAVSAATANKGADATAAFADAIADAVADYDRIAHYELVAAVDAAAADVEADYGTTFGDTVRENAVEAVWLAVIDAADDADETDGTKASRLVADLYTLADEATSTRKDDEIIHAFAERLAATFEDESDADNVRHRLTRSKLREFVDRAAELTEEYDDVSFGETARENVTDAVWDIMATVPDDPPLVRELNSDRDATSNLVDGMRATDIMAPPTRCLSPISEELITAGLQKEFDADFYASATRDAEVHGGDPFIVEAGIAYGGEIAAEGSADVMRFANRVPLVYQRGACATTDVVKSIGWRNYGLDQPGGSGLPNGPAVIMIHVASTNVPFTSESKDAIANVPAIEDEIELAVREAARDLKSYLNKRRSMQQRRKKQNVLGKILPEMAEKVAEVTGREEPNIDDAIARIMNNVLVERSVEANGDGQAVSVTVENNSGTAESLEITDIVTAEPTKLSEDATVVEMDGEWFVKWDVDVSSDDEAALEYVVSDDATFDLDVKGVESEKLTVSA, encoded by the coding sequence ATGACGTCGTTTCAGTCGACACTCGGTGACGAGCCGGGGATCGCCGAGGAGCTGGCCGAAAACCAGCAGGCGATCTCGATCGCCGAGTTCTTCGAGAAGAACAAGCATATGCTCGGCTTCGACAGCGGCGCTCGAGGCCTCGTCACGGCCGTCAAGGAAGCCGTCGACAACGCCTTAGACGCCGCCGAAGAATCGGGTATTGCCCCCGATATCTACGTCGAAATCGAGGAGGTCGGCGACTACTACCGGCTCATCGTCGAGGACAACGGCCCCGGACTAACCAAAGAATCCCTGCCGAAAGTCTTCGGGAAACTGCTTTACGGCTCTCGATTTCACGCCCGCGAACAGTCTCGCGGCCAGCAGGGGATCGGAATCTCTGCGGCCGTCCTGTATGCCCAGCTAACGAGCGGGAAACCCGCGAAGATTACCAGCCGAACCCAGGGTGCAAGCGAGGCCCAGTACTTCGAACTCATCGTCGACACCGACGCGAACGAACCCGAGATCAGCGTCGAGGAGACGACCTCGTGGGACCGCCCCCACGGCACGCGCATCGAACTCGAGATGGAGGCGAACATGCGCGCCCGCGGGCAGCTTCACGACTACATCAAACACACGGCGGTCGTCAACCCCCACGCTCGCCTCGAGTTGCGCGAACCGAAGAATCACTTCAAGTTCGAACGCGCGACGGACCAACTACCCGAAGAGACCGAAGAGATTCGCCCACATCCACACGGCGTCGAACTCGGTACCGTGATGAAGATGCTGTCGGCGACGGATTCGCAGACGATTTCCGGATTCCTCCAAGAGGAGTTTACCCGCGTCGGCAAGAAGACCGCCGAGTCGATCATCGACGAGTTCCGCGATCGCTACTACGGGCGCGAGATGCGCTGGCGACCACCCGCGACGGGCGAGGATATCGACATCGGTGCCGCGGTGTCGGCGGCGACCGCGAACAAGGGAGCAGATGCGACGGCTGCCTTCGCCGATGCCATCGCCGACGCGGTCGCCGACTACGACCGCATCGCCCACTACGAACTCGTCGCCGCCGTCGACGCGGCCGCTGCCGACGTCGAAGCGGATTACGGGACGACGTTCGGCGACACCGTCCGAGAAAACGCCGTCGAGGCTGTCTGGCTCGCCGTGATCGACGCGGCGGACGACGCCGACGAAACCGATGGGACGAAAGCGTCACGACTCGTCGCCGATCTGTACACCCTCGCTGACGAGGCGACGAGTACCCGCAAGGACGACGAGATCATCCACGCCTTCGCCGAGCGACTCGCGGCCACCTTCGAGGACGAATCCGACGCCGACAACGTTCGTCATCGACTCACCCGGTCGAAACTGCGCGAGTTCGTCGATCGGGCCGCGGAACTGACCGAGGAGTATGACGACGTCTCTTTTGGAGAGACAGCACGCGAGAACGTCACCGACGCCGTCTGGGACATTATGGCGACCGTCCCCGACGACCCGCCGCTCGTTCGTGAACTCAATAGTGACCGCGACGCCACCAGCAATCTCGTCGATGGAATGCGCGCGACCGACATCATGGCCCCGCCGACGCGGTGTCTGTCGCCCATCTCCGAGGAACTCATTACGGCCGGTCTCCAGAAGGAGTTCGACGCCGACTTCTACGCCTCCGCGACGCGGGACGCCGAGGTCCACGGCGGCGATCCGTTCATCGTCGAGGCTGGAATTGCCTACGGCGGCGAAATCGCAGCCGAGGGCAGTGCCGACGTCATGCGGTTTGCAAACCGCGTCCCGCTGGTCTACCAGCGCGGCGCGTGTGCGACGACCGACGTGGTCAAGTCGATCGGCTGGCGCAACTACGGGCTCGACCAGCCCGGCGGGTCCGGCCTCCCGAACGGCCCGGCCGTAATCATGATCCACGTCGCCTCGACGAACGTTCCCTTCACGAGCGAATCCAAAGACGCCATTGCGAACGTGCCGGCGATCGAAGACGAGATCGAACTCGCGGTTCGCGAGGCCGCCCGTGACCTCAAGAGCTACCTCAACAAGCGCCGCTCGATGCAACAGCGCCGCAAGAAACAGAACGTCCTCGGCAAGATCCTCCCCGAAATGGCTGAGAAAGTCGCCGAGGTCACCGGGCGCGAGGAACCCAACATCGACGACGCGATCGCTCGCATCATGAACAACGTGCTCGTCGAACGCAGCGTCGAAGCCAACGGCGACGGACAGGCCGTCTCGGTCACCGTCGAAAACAACTCGGGGACGGCCGAATCGCTCGAGATCACCGACATCGTCACAGCCGAGCCGACGAAGCTCTCCGAAGACGCCACCGTCGTCGAGATGGACGGCGAGTGGTTCGTCAAGTGGGACGTCGACGTCTCGAGCGACGACGAGGCGGCCCTCGAGTACGTGGTATCGGACGACGCGACGTTCGATCTGGACGTCAAAGGCGTCGAAAGCGAGAAACTCACGGTGTCAGCATGA